A window of the Deinococcus gobiensis I-0 genome harbors these coding sequences:
- a CDS encoding helix-turn-helix transcriptional regulator — translation MKNRIKVLRAEHGLTQADLAERLDVSRQTVNALETGKYDPSLPLAFRLARLFGLKIEDIFQDEAEGGT, via the coding sequence GTGAAAAACCGGATCAAGGTGCTGCGCGCCGAACATGGCCTCACGCAGGCCGATCTCGCCGAGCGCCTCGACGTATCGCGCCAGACGGTCAACGCGCTCGAAACCGGCAAATACGATCCCTCGCTGCCCCTGGCCTTCCGGCTCGCGCGGCTGTTCGGTCTGAAGATCGAGGACATCTTTCAGGACGAGGCCGAGGGCGGCACCTAG
- a CDS encoding lipid-A-disaccharide synthase-related protein yields the protein MSAPALLLISNGHAEDLIGAALGRELRRLSPELSLLALPLVGEGRAYAGVAEIAGPVLNLPSGGFPFGSLENLRADLGAGLVGTSVGQAVAARLRGTQVGRVVVVGDTYALGLGALAAGAVPGGRVRRRLPLVHLQPLVSVLYAQDMGVRGHLRELNALGANAFMPWETALGRRAERVYTRDAASARHLARRGVNAAYRGGFAPDILPPPERGLEGVRDGRPVLALLPGQRGDARTSLPVMLDAAARLPEFQALVAWPRDWAGLPPLPGWAVRPESDSLAWAMREDVRVGLLRGAFSAVLHAAADTGGLALGTAGTASEQAAALGVPVVGFPTAGPQYVPGFAARQARLLGAALTLTAPEGQAVAAAVRALAQDGRRLAFARAQGRERMGTPGALAQIAREILGAEGGSAAPPPPSRDPLP from the coding sequence ATGTCTGCGCCTGCCCTCCTCCTGATCTCCAACGGCCACGCCGAAGACCTCATCGGCGCGGCGCTGGGCCGCGAACTGCGCCGCCTGTCGCCCGAACTCAGCCTGCTGGCCCTGCCGCTGGTGGGGGAGGGCCGGGCCTACGCGGGCGTGGCCGAGATCGCCGGGCCGGTCCTGAACCTGCCCTCGGGCGGCTTTCCCTTCGGCAGCCTGGAGAACCTGCGCGCCGACCTGGGGGCCGGGCTGGTGGGGACCTCGGTGGGGCAGGCGGTCGCCGCCCGGCTGCGGGGCACGCAGGTCGGGCGTGTGGTCGTGGTGGGCGACACCTACGCGCTGGGGCTGGGGGCGCTGGCGGCCGGGGCCGTGCCGGGCGGTCGCGTGAGAAGGCGGCTGCCGCTGGTACACCTGCAACCCCTCGTGTCGGTGCTGTACGCCCAGGATATGGGGGTCCGGGGGCACCTGCGCGAACTCAACGCCCTGGGGGCCAACGCCTTCATGCCCTGGGAGACCGCGCTGGGCCGCCGCGCCGAACGGGTCTACACCCGCGACGCGGCCTCGGCCCGGCACCTCGCCCGCCGGGGCGTGAACGCCGCGTACCGGGGGGGCTTCGCGCCCGATATCCTGCCGCCACCCGAGCGCGGGCTGGAAGGGGTCCGGGACGGCCGCCCGGTGCTGGCCCTGCTGCCCGGCCAGCGCGGCGACGCCCGCACCTCGCTGCCGGTGATGCTGGACGCCGCCGCCCGCCTGCCCGAGTTTCAGGCCCTCGTGGCGTGGCCGCGCGACTGGGCCGGGCTGCCCCCCCTGCCCGGCTGGGCGGTGCGCCCCGAGTCCGATTCGCTCGCCTGGGCCATGCGCGAAGACGTGCGGGTGGGCCTGCTGCGCGGCGCGTTCTCGGCGGTGCTGCACGCGGCGGCCGATACGGGGGGACTGGCCCTGGGCACGGCGGGCACCGCGAGCGAGCAGGCGGCGGCCCTGGGCGTGCCGGTCGTCGGTTTTCCGACCGCCGGGCCGCAGTATGTGCCCGGCTTCGCGGCGCGGCAGGCGCGGCTGCTCGGCGCGGCCCTGACCCTGACCGCTCCCGAGGGGCAGGCCGTCGCCGCCGCCGTGCGGGCGCTGGCCCAGGACGGCCGCCGCCTCGCCTTCGCCCGCGCCCAGGGCCGGGAGCGCATGGGCACGCCGGGGGCACTGGCGCAGATCGCGCGGGAAATCCTCGGGGCGGAGGGAGGGTCGGCCGCCCCGCCCCCTCCTTCCCGCGACCCACTACCATGA
- the hemC gene encoding hydroxymethylbilane synthase produces the protein MRTVTVGTRGSALALAQTRWVVARLKEEWPETDFRIQTISTKGDRSRESLGTMAQKGDKGFWVKEIEDALLQKQVDIAVHSLKDLPTAQPEGLEVSAIPKRVDARDVLIGREGMKKLADLPAGARIGTSSVRRKAFLRAYRPDLVVKDLRGNIDTRLAAIGGGEYDAIILAAAGLIRTEQRHRIDEFVATDILLPAPGQGALALETRADDDLSIEVAYAIHDHMTDDRITAEREFLAGLGAGCMAPVGAHATVKGGVLTLEGWVGGIDGRKVIRAESSGDATECADLGAELAADMLAQGAQELIDAAHG, from the coding sequence ATGCGGACGGTGACGGTTGGCACGCGGGGCTCGGCGCTCGCGCTCGCGCAGACGCGGTGGGTCGTGGCGCGGCTCAAAGAGGAATGGCCCGAAACCGATTTCCGGATTCAGACCATCAGTACCAAGGGCGACCGCAGCCGCGAGAGCCTGGGGACGATGGCCCAGAAGGGCGACAAAGGCTTCTGGGTTAAGGAGATCGAGGACGCCCTGCTGCAAAAGCAGGTGGACATCGCGGTGCATTCCCTCAAGGACCTGCCCACGGCGCAGCCCGAGGGCCTGGAAGTCTCGGCCATTCCCAAGCGGGTGGACGCGCGCGACGTCTTGATCGGCCGCGAAGGCATGAAGAAGCTCGCGGACCTGCCCGCCGGCGCCCGCATCGGCACGAGCAGCGTGCGGCGCAAGGCCTTCTTGCGCGCCTACCGGCCCGACCTCGTGGTCAAGGACCTGCGCGGCAACATCGACACGCGGCTCGCGGCCATCGGGGGCGGCGAATACGACGCGATCATCCTGGCGGCGGCGGGCCTGATCCGCACCGAGCAGCGCCACCGCATCGATGAGTTCGTCGCCACCGACATCCTGCTGCCGGCCCCCGGCCAGGGCGCGCTGGCGCTGGAGACGCGCGCCGACGACGATCTGAGCATCGAGGTGGCCTACGCCATCCACGACCACATGACCGACGACCGCATCACCGCCGAGCGCGAGTTCCTGGCGGGGCTGGGCGCGGGCTGCATGGCCCCGGTGGGCGCGCACGCGACCGTCAAGGGCGGCGTGCTGACCCTGGAAGGCTGGGTCGGCGGCATCGACGGGCGCAAGGTGATCCGCGCCGAGAGCAGCGGCGACGCCACCGAGTGCGCCGACCTGGGGGCCGAACTGGCCGCCGATATGCTCGCGCAGGGCGCGCAGGAGCTGATCGATGCCGCGCACGGCTGA
- a CDS encoding hemolysin family protein, giving the protein MGNPVLEFGILILLLLINGFFSASELGVVSARRSRLEAAAARGERGAAAATRLADKPGAFLATVQIGITLIGTISAVFAGGSLTRYAEPLLRPIFGDAAGTAANIAVVLLVTFLSLVLGELAPKNIALRNPEGLAARVAPFFAGLSVVARPVVWLLDITTRGLLALVGIRGEPAEVITEEDVKAVVSQAARSGSLEEAEHARFGAMLRFNDRRVRDLMTPRSEAVTLDVRMSVPEVADTVLSADHDRYLVRDEQGEVVGQVAVIDVLRALHTGQPLAELVRPAVYLPESAWAEDALTRLEGEGQARMAVIVDEYGDFTGLLSITDLLSVLAGVEVNAPDEEGLVRRPDGSYLVGGSVPMHELRETLPLPELPREEFSTLAGYVLDVLGEFPHVGTTVQVEGWEIEVMDIDGPRVDRLLIRPPRGEGDGPVFVGPTHTV; this is encoded by the coding sequence GTGGGCAACCCCGTGCTGGAGTTCGGTATCCTGATCTTGCTTCTGCTGATCAACGGCTTTTTTTCAGCGTCCGAACTGGGGGTGGTGTCGGCCCGGCGTTCCCGGCTGGAGGCGGCGGCGGCGCGCGGCGAACGTGGAGCGGCGGCGGCCACCCGCCTGGCCGACAAGCCCGGGGCCTTTCTGGCGACCGTGCAGATCGGCATCACCCTGATCGGGACCATCAGCGCGGTCTTTGCGGGCGGCAGCCTGACCCGCTACGCCGAGCCGCTGCTGCGGCCCATCTTCGGAGACGCGGCCGGTACGGCGGCCAACATCGCGGTGGTGCTGCTCGTCACCTTCCTGTCGCTGGTGCTGGGCGAACTCGCGCCCAAGAACATCGCGCTGCGCAACCCCGAGGGCCTGGCCGCGCGGGTGGCGCCCTTCTTCGCGGGGCTGTCGGTCGTGGCGCGGCCGGTGGTGTGGCTGCTGGACATCACCACGCGCGGGCTGCTGGCCCTGGTGGGCATCCGGGGCGAACCCGCCGAGGTCATCACCGAAGAGGACGTGAAGGCGGTGGTGTCGCAGGCCGCCCGCAGCGGCAGTCTGGAGGAAGCCGAGCACGCCCGCTTCGGGGCCATGCTGCGCTTCAACGACCGCCGGGTGCGCGACCTGATGACTCCCCGTTCGGAGGCGGTCACGCTCGACGTGCGCATGTCGGTACCCGAGGTGGCGGACACGGTGCTGAGCGCCGACCACGACCGCTACCTCGTGCGCGACGAACAGGGCGAGGTGGTGGGGCAGGTGGCCGTCATCGACGTGCTGCGCGCCCTGCACACCGGACAGCCGCTCGCCGAGCTGGTGCGCCCGGCCGTGTACCTGCCCGAGTCGGCCTGGGCCGAGGACGCCCTGACGCGCCTGGAGGGCGAGGGACAGGCCCGCATGGCCGTCATCGTGGACGAGTACGGCGACTTCACGGGCCTGCTGAGCATCACCGACCTGCTGTCGGTCCTGGCCGGGGTCGAGGTGAACGCCCCCGACGAGGAGGGGCTGGTGCGCCGCCCCGACGGCAGCTACCTCGTGGGCGGCAGCGTGCCCATGCACGAACTGCGCGAGACCCTGCCCCTGCCCGAGCTGCCGCGCGAGGAATTCAGCACCCTGGCCGGGTACGTGCTCGACGTGCTGGGCGAGTTCCCGCACGTGGGCACCACCGTGCAGGTCGAGGGCTGGGAGATCGAGGTCATGGACATCGACGGGCCGCGTGTGGACCGCCTGCTGATCCGGCCCCCCCGGGGCGAAGGCGACGGCCCGGTCTTCGTCGGCCCGACCCACACGGTCTGA
- a CDS encoding ROK family protein, with the protein MTTGQTAAEQISIGVDVGGTKIACGVLRGEQLLERHVQPTPDTGWEGVLDAIAAQVKALQAAQPGARLIGVGVPGPLNADRTRVKFAPNIYGFTDVPLVDGLRERLGLRIVLENDAKAAALAEAHLGAARGTESSVYVTVSTGIGAGLVLNGRLWRGRHGIAGEIGHITVMPGGPVSGAGLDGALEAVASGTAIARDASYALNRDVSTAEAFSLAEQGHPAARRVVAQALRHIGTALADLQKTLDPEVFVIGGGVASVGDYFFQGVQRAADEYSQGFAPVTIRRAQLGTDAGVIGAALAARHG; encoded by the coding sequence GTGACCACAGGACAGACGGCAGCGGAGCAGATCAGCATCGGGGTGGACGTGGGCGGCACCAAGATCGCCTGCGGGGTCCTGCGGGGCGAGCAGCTTCTGGAACGCCACGTGCAGCCCACGCCCGATACCGGCTGGGAGGGCGTGCTGGACGCCATCGCCGCGCAGGTCAAGGCCCTCCAGGCCGCGCAGCCCGGGGCCCGCCTCATCGGGGTGGGGGTGCCGGGACCGCTGAACGCCGACCGCACCCGCGTCAAGTTCGCGCCCAACATCTACGGCTTTACCGACGTGCCGCTGGTGGACGGCCTGCGCGAGCGGCTGGGCCTGCGCATCGTCCTGGAAAACGACGCCAAGGCCGCCGCCCTGGCCGAGGCGCACCTGGGCGCGGCGCGCGGCACCGAGAGCAGCGTGTACGTGACGGTCAGCACCGGCATCGGCGCGGGGCTGGTCCTGAACGGGCGGCTGTGGCGCGGTCGCCACGGCATCGCGGGCGAGATCGGGCACATCACGGTCATGCCCGGCGGCCCCGTGAGCGGCGCGGGCCTGGACGGCGCGCTGGAAGCGGTCGCCAGCGGCACGGCCATCGCGCGCGACGCGAGCTACGCCCTGAACCGCGACGTGAGCACCGCCGAGGCCTTCTCGCTGGCCGAGCAGGGCCACCCCGCCGCGCGGCGCGTGGTCGCGCAGGCGCTGCGGCACATCGGCACGGCGCTGGCCGACCTGCAAAAGACCCTCGACCCGGAGGTCTTCGTGATCGGCGGGGGGGTCGCCAGCGTGGGCGACTACTTCTTCCAGGGCGTGCAGCGCGCCGCCGACGAGTACTCGCAGGGCTTCGCGCCCGTCACCATCCGCCGCGCGCAGCTCGGCACCGACGCGGGCGTGATCGGCGCCGCACTCGCCGCCCGGCACGGCTGA
- the purE gene encoding 5-(carboxyamino)imidazole ribonucleotide mutase, which produces MRHVTNDVQPPRVGVVMGSRSDFATMEGALQVLLELGVPYEVRVLSAHRTPGLLASYGARAERLNLACVIAGAGGAAHLPGMLAAFTRVPVLGVPVQSRALSGQDSLLSIVQMPAGVPVATFAIGEAGARNAALFAAALLATTDPDVRGRLEAFRQAQTRAVLDDPYFEGHPQAGEA; this is translated from the coding sequence ATGAGGCACGTGACGAACGACGTGCAGCCGCCCCGCGTGGGCGTGGTGATGGGATCGCGAAGCGATTTCGCGACGATGGAAGGGGCACTCCAGGTGCTGCTTGAGCTGGGCGTGCCCTACGAGGTGCGGGTGCTCTCGGCCCACCGCACGCCCGGGCTGCTCGCCAGCTACGGAGCGCGCGCCGAGCGGCTGAACCTCGCCTGCGTCATCGCCGGGGCGGGCGGCGCGGCCCACCTGCCGGGCATGCTCGCGGCCTTCACGCGGGTGCCGGTGCTGGGGGTGCCGGTGCAGTCGCGCGCCCTGAGCGGCCAGGACTCGCTGCTGAGCATCGTGCAGATGCCCGCCGGGGTGCCGGTCGCCACGTTCGCCATCGGGGAGGCGGGGGCCAGGAACGCCGCGCTGTTCGCCGCCGCCCTCCTCGCCACGACCGACCCTGACGTACGCGGTCGCCTGGAGGCCTTCCGGCAGGCGCAGACGCGCGCCGTGCTTGACGACCCGTACTTCGAAGGCCACCCCCAGGCGGGCGAGGCGTGA
- the rpoZ gene encoding DNA-directed RNA polymerase subunit omega: protein MAEKDIDKLLSMTDSKYRLSVVTAKRALQLRSGAPSVLPVEQRVRTHNLVTQAMRELATGQLTVGTNLIDEGRFHQDYMRQRQAQIQAQLNAERERERD from the coding sequence ATGGCAGAAAAAGATATCGACAAGTTGCTTTCGATGACCGACAGCAAGTACCGCCTTTCGGTGGTCACGGCCAAGCGGGCGCTGCAACTGCGCAGCGGCGCGCCCAGCGTGCTGCCTGTCGAGCAGCGCGTGCGCACCCACAACCTCGTGACCCAGGCCATGCGCGAACTCGCGACCGGTCAGCTCACGGTGGGCACCAACCTCATCGACGAGGGCCGCTTCCACCAGGACTACATGCGTCAGCGCCAGGCCCAGATCCAGGCCCAGCTCAACGCCGAGCGCGAGCGCGAACGCGACTGA
- a CDS encoding asparaginase, giving the protein MPGTGAAQRRLAVIHTGGTIASRPSPDGRGVVPQTAPSVPGLRHTHLSEYQPFTLPSPHVTPAHMLELARLIEEVGPGHDGVVVTHGTDTLEETAYLLHLVLPAGLPPVVLTGSMRHAGEVSWDGPGNLLDAALVALDPRTAGRGPLVAFGGDLFDARTVTKVHTSAVDAFGGSPGPIGRADRTGDEASGYGAQVHYFATPEPRPTYAPAALGARVEVLYAYAGWQGEGYAEAAARADGLVIAALGTGNLPPELLPLIAATEKPVVIATRTHTGPILPVYGYAGGGATLVAAGAIPASFLNAHKARLLLLVLLSLGMDREQIRAVFAAGRY; this is encoded by the coding sequence ATGCCGGGGACGGGGGCTGCCCAGCGGCGACTGGCCGTCATCCATACCGGGGGCACCATCGCCAGCCGGCCCAGCCCCGACGGACGCGGCGTGGTGCCCCAGACGGCCCCCAGCGTGCCGGGGCTGCGCCACACGCACCTGAGCGAGTATCAGCCCTTCACGCTGCCCAGCCCGCACGTGACCCCCGCGCACATGCTGGAACTCGCGCGGCTGATCGAGGAGGTCGGGCCGGGCCACGACGGCGTCGTGGTCACGCACGGCACCGACACGCTGGAGGAGACGGCGTACCTGCTGCATCTGGTGTTGCCCGCCGGGCTGCCGCCCGTGGTCCTGACCGGCAGCATGAGGCACGCGGGCGAGGTGTCGTGGGACGGCCCCGGCAACCTGCTCGACGCCGCGCTCGTCGCCCTGGACCCCCGGACCGCCGGGCGCGGGCCGCTGGTGGCCTTCGGGGGCGACCTGTTCGACGCGCGCACCGTGACCAAGGTGCACACGAGCGCGGTGGACGCCTTCGGCGGCTCGCCCGGCCCCATCGGCCGCGCCGACCGCACCGGCGACGAGGCGAGCGGCTACGGCGCGCAGGTGCATTACTTCGCCACGCCCGAGCCGCGCCCCACCTACGCCCCGGCGGCGCTGGGGGCCAGGGTCGAGGTGCTGTACGCCTACGCCGGCTGGCAGGGCGAGGGCTACGCCGAGGCCGCCGCGCGCGCCGACGGGCTGGTCATCGCGGCGCTGGGCACCGGCAACCTACCCCCCGAACTGCTGCCCCTGATCGCGGCGACCGAGAAACCCGTGGTGATCGCCACGCGCACCCACACCGGCCCCATCCTGCCGGTGTACGGCTACGCGGGCGGCGGCGCGACCCTGGTGGCCGCCGGGGCCATTCCGGCCAGTTTCCTGAACGCGCATAAGGCCCGGCTGCTGCTGCTCGTGCTGCTGAGCCTGGGTATGGACCGTGAACAGATCCGGGCCGTATTCGCAGCGGGCCGCTACTAA
- the purK gene encoding 5-(carboxyamino)imidazole ribonucleotide synthase, with product MLALAALPLGVRVRVLEPDPQAPARLCAEHLLAPYTDPAGLDALAECDAVTLEFENVPVEALAALDGRVPVRPGGGLLARSKHRAREKEALRAAGVQTAPFEVIESAADLEGALERVGGRGILKTSELGYDGKGQARVSTPAELAAAWADLGRVPCVLEGLVAFGGEVSLSVARTAGGELAFGPLIENVHRGGILRTSVFPAEAPEGTEARAREAARAVAEAWGLEGLLTVEFFLLPGGALLANEVAPRVHNSGHLTQDGGGLSQFGAQVRAVLGLPLADWRPLLPCAMVNVVGVQGQEPDWARIDALPGTHVHLYHKAFRAGRKLGHVNVVAPDRDTLRKRVAELERLIP from the coding sequence ATGCTCGCGCTCGCGGCGCTGCCGCTGGGCGTGCGGGTGCGCGTGCTCGAACCCGACCCGCAGGCCCCCGCGCGGCTGTGCGCCGAGCACCTGCTGGCCCCCTACACCGACCCCGCCGGGCTGGACGCCCTGGCCGAATGCGACGCCGTGACCCTGGAGTTCGAGAACGTGCCGGTCGAGGCCCTGGCCGCGCTGGACGGCCGCGTGCCGGTGCGCCCCGGCGGCGGGCTGCTGGCGCGCAGCAAGCACCGCGCCCGCGAGAAGGAGGCCCTGCGCGCGGCCGGGGTCCAGACCGCGCCCTTCGAGGTCATCGAGTCCGCCGCCGACCTGGAAGGCGCGCTGGAGCGGGTCGGCGGCCGGGGCATCCTCAAGACCTCCGAGCTGGGCTACGACGGCAAGGGGCAGGCGCGCGTGTCCACCCCGGCCGAGCTGGCCGCCGCCTGGGCCGACCTGGGCCGCGTGCCCTGCGTGCTGGAGGGCCTGGTGGCCTTTGGGGGTGAGGTCAGCCTCAGCGTGGCGCGCACGGCGGGCGGCGAGCTGGCCTTCGGGCCCTTGATCGAGAACGTGCACCGGGGCGGCATCCTGCGCACCAGCGTCTTTCCGGCCGAGGCCCCGGAAGGCACCGAAGCCCGTGCCCGCGAGGCCGCCCGCGCCGTCGCCGAGGCCTGGGGGCTGGAGGGCCTGCTGACCGTCGAGTTCTTCCTGCTGCCCGGCGGCGCGCTGCTCGCCAACGAGGTCGCGCCGCGCGTGCACAACTCCGGGCACCTCACGCAGGACGGCGGCGGCCTGAGCCAGTTCGGGGCGCAGGTGCGCGCGGTGCTGGGCCTGCCGCTCGCCGACTGGCGGCCCCTGCTGCCCTGCGCGATGGTCAACGTGGTCGGCGTGCAGGGCCAGGAACCCGACTGGGCGCGGATAGACGCCCTGCCCGGCACCCATGTCCACCTGTACCACAAGGCCTTCCGCGCCGGGCGCAAGCTGGGGCACGTCAACGTGGTCGCCCCCGACCGGGACACCCTGCGGAAGCGCGTGGCCGAGCTCGAACGGCTGATTCCCTGA
- a CDS encoding TM2 domain-containing protein, translated as MTKRDDPSGNPDLTPQGNAPSWVDEVLGASASPAPARPAGPDLSKERPAPPPPPRPPLEGPENLRIPEPERPARPDDFSSDDWIGRMTGGAARSSGPAPTGRPYAEPTHAEPMRSDWAQGAPRDAWGDQRPAMPYAGGLAGGDVAQRKLIAGLLAIFLGSLGVHKFYLGMNRPGALMLGLNVGVWVLAILLGIITLAVGFIVTLPLASLVSFVLGVLGLVEGIIYLTKSDEAFARDYLVGKKAWL; from the coding sequence ATGACCAAGCGTGACGATCCTTCCGGCAACCCGGACCTCACCCCCCAGGGCAACGCGCCCTCGTGGGTGGACGAGGTGCTGGGGGCCTCGGCCAGTCCTGCTCCGGCGCGGCCGGCCGGCCCCGACCTGAGCAAGGAGCGCCCCGCCCCGCCCCCCCCGCCCCGCCCGCCGCTCGAAGGCCCGGAAAACCTGCGGATTCCCGAGCCCGAGCGCCCCGCCCGCCCCGACGACTTTTCCAGCGACGACTGGATCGGCCGCATGACCGGGGGCGCGGCCCGCTCGTCCGGCCCCGCGCCGACCGGGCGGCCGTACGCCGAGCCGACCCACGCCGAGCCGATGCGCAGCGACTGGGCGCAGGGCGCGCCGCGTGACGCCTGGGGCGACCAGCGTCCGGCCATGCCCTACGCGGGCGGCCTCGCCGGGGGCGACGTGGCCCAGCGCAAGCTCATCGCGGGCCTGCTGGCAATTTTCCTGGGCAGCCTGGGCGTGCACAAGTTCTACCTGGGCATGAACCGCCCCGGCGCGTTGATGCTGGGCCTGAACGTCGGGGTCTGGGTCCTGGCGATCCTGCTGGGCATCATCACCCTGGCGGTGGGCTTCATCGTCACGCTGCCGCTCGCCAGCCTCGTGAGCTTCGTGCTGGGCGTGCTGGGTCTGGTCGAGGGCATCATCTACCTGACCAAGAGCGACGAGGCCTTCGCGCGCGACTATCTGGTCGGCAAGAAGGCCTGGCTCTGA
- a CDS encoding nicotinate phosphoribosyltransferase, which yields MSAHLSDQNLILDTDSYKSSHFLQYPPGTTRLFSYLESRGGRYPVTRFFGLQYILDRYLTRRVTAEMVEEARTLIEAHGEPFPYDGWMRVVNVHGGRLPLEIRAVPEGSLVPIHNVLMSVTNTDPELPWLVGWFETMLMRVWYPITVCTQSWHIRQIIGAALEQTSDRAAEELPFKLHDFGSRGVSSRESAGLGGLAHLVNFQGTDTLEALRVGRNHYGADLAGFSIPAAEHSTVTSWGKAHEVDAYRNMVRTFGKPGGVFAVVSDSYDLKYAINVHWGETLRREVEESGATLVVRPDSGDPPAMVRLAVNALAAKYGTTTNSKGFKVLNHVRVIQGDGIDEQTLGQILQNLVVDGYSTENVSFGMGGALLQKVDRDTQRFAYKASAGLVDGEYRGIYKDPVTDPGKRSKDGVLDLVEEGGRVVTRQYRTFDTEFPGSLMRTVYRDGELLVRDTLDEIRARA from the coding sequence ATGAGTGCGCACCTGTCCGACCAGAACCTGATTCTCGATACCGACAGCTACAAGAGCAGCCACTTCCTGCAGTACCCCCCCGGCACCACGCGGCTGTTCAGCTACCTCGAGTCGCGCGGCGGGCGCTACCCGGTCACGCGCTTTTTCGGCTTGCAGTACATCCTGGACCGTTACCTCACGCGCCGGGTCACAGCCGAGATGGTCGAGGAGGCCCGCACGCTGATCGAGGCGCACGGCGAGCCCTTTCCCTACGACGGCTGGATGCGGGTCGTGAACGTACACGGCGGGCGGCTGCCGCTGGAGATCCGCGCGGTGCCCGAGGGGTCGCTGGTGCCCATCCACAACGTCCTGATGTCGGTGACGAACACCGACCCCGAACTGCCCTGGCTCGTCGGCTGGTTCGAGACGATGCTGATGCGGGTGTGGTACCCCATCACGGTCTGCACCCAGAGCTGGCACATCCGCCAGATCATCGGGGCGGCGCTGGAGCAGACGAGCGACCGCGCCGCCGAGGAACTGCCCTTCAAGCTCCACGACTTCGGGTCGCGCGGCGTGAGCAGCCGCGAGAGCGCGGGCCTGGGCGGGCTGGCGCACCTCGTGAACTTCCAGGGCACCGACACCCTCGAAGCCCTGCGGGTGGGCCGCAACCACTACGGGGCCGACCTGGCGGGTTTCTCGATCCCGGCGGCCGAACACAGCACCGTCACGAGCTGGGGCAAGGCGCACGAGGTGGACGCCTACCGCAACATGGTGCGCACCTTCGGCAAGCCCGGCGGCGTGTTCGCGGTGGTCAGCGACAGCTACGACCTCAAGTACGCGATCAACGTGCACTGGGGTGAGACCCTGCGCCGCGAGGTCGAGGAGAGCGGCGCGACCCTGGTCGTGCGCCCGGACAGCGGCGATCCCCCCGCGATGGTGCGCCTGGCCGTCAATGCCCTGGCCGCCAAGTACGGCACGACCACCAACTCCAAGGGCTTCAAGGTCCTCAACCACGTGCGCGTGATTCAGGGGGACGGCATCGACGAGCAGACCCTCGGCCAGATTCTCCAGAACCTCGTGGTGGACGGCTACAGCACCGAAAACGTATCCTTCGGGATGGGCGGGGCGCTGCTCCAGAAGGTGGACCGCGACACCCAGCGCTTCGCCTACAAGGCCAGTGCGGGCCTCGTGGACGGCGAGTACCGCGGTATCTACAAGGACCCCGTGACCGACCCCGGCAAGCGCAGCAAGGACGGCGTCCTCGATCTGGTCGAGGAGGGCGGGCGCGTCGTCACGCGGCAGTACCGCACCTTCGACACCGAGTTCCCCGGATCGCTCATGCGCACGGTCTACCGCGACGGCGAACTGCTCGTGCGCGACACGCTCGACGAGATCCGCGCGCGGGCGTAG
- a CDS encoding acyl-CoA thioesterase: protein MRTSDPARSRPEEVFGRLDWSAAHRAGIQMRYGDLDTMGHLNNAVYVQYLETSRVILMTDLGVPPSQDRSVIARLELDYRHEIRPGQTVVVETLVERVGRTSWTLLSRVVADGLPCAYARTVQVRVDADLRPVPLADDLRGRLSGLLAQEQEGQDLAASGAAP, encoded by the coding sequence ATGAGGACTTCCGACCCCGCCCGCTCCCGCCCGGAGGAGGTGTTCGGCCGCCTGGATTGGAGCGCCGCCCACCGCGCCGGCATCCAGATGCGCTACGGCGACCTCGACACCATGGGGCACCTGAACAACGCCGTGTACGTGCAGTACCTCGAAACCTCGCGCGTGATCCTGATGACCGACCTCGGGGTCCCGCCCAGCCAGGACCGCTCGGTCATCGCGCGGCTGGAACTGGACTACCGCCACGAGATCCGCCCCGGCCAGACGGTCGTGGTCGAGACGCTGGTCGAGCGCGTCGGGCGCACCTCCTGGACGCTGCTCTCGCGCGTGGTGGCCGACGGTCTGCCCTGCGCCTACGCCCGCACGGTGCAGGTGCGCGTAGACGCCGACCTGCGCCCGGTGCCGCTGGCCGACGACCTGCGCGGTCGCCTCTCGGGCCTGCTGGCCCAGGAGCAGGAGGGCCAGGACCTCGCGGCGAGCGGCGCGGCCCCGTGA